The genome window CAAATACTTACAGTGATTACATCCATTTTTGCACCGCTTACGTTCATTGTCGGTATATATGGTATGAATTTCGCCAACATGCCGGAGTTGAAATGGGACTTTGGCTATTTTACAGTTATAGGAGTAATGCTAGTCTTAGCCATGCTCATGATTGCATTTTTTAAAAAACGAGGCTGGTTCTGATGGTTGCTGTTCAGAATAGTCAATGATACCGAACGTTAACATCGTGGAACAAATTACTTCACTGAACTCCGAGAATATTGCAAAACTCGGGAAGTGACAGGCACCTCTGATACCTCTATAATTAATTCATATGCTATGTTATCAAGTTTCCAACTTAATAATGAAATGTACGAGTTAAAACGAGAGGTGATCATTTTGACAGAATTCACGCATTTTAATGAACAGGCAAGAGCAAAGATGGTTGATATTACAGATAAAGATGAGAGTGCCCGTATAGCGATTGCTCATTCCAGTGTTCGAATGAGTAAAGATGTTTATGAAAATATTACACAGCACCAGAATAAAAAGGGGGATGTGCTTGCTGTTGCACAAGTCGCAGGTATTATGGGCGCCAAGCAAACACCCGCAGTTATCCCAATGTGCCATCCAATCCTGTTAGGTGGCGTAAATCTATCCTTTGAATGGAAATTTAGCGAAAACGATCAATTTGAATTATTAATTGCTGCAGAAGTCAAAACAGTAGGATCTACTGGGGTAGAAATGGAAGCGTTAACCGCTGCATCGATTGCAGCATTAACCGTATATGATATGTGTAAGGCCGTCGACAAAGCAATGATCATCGGACCAACCTACTTACAAGAAAAGAGCGGTGGCAAGAACGGAGATTATATTAGGAAAGATTAATCCTACCGTTAATATGCTGATGATTTCTTAAGTTATTTATTCAATTTATAACCTTTTTCTATGTTTGTGTATTGTAAATAACTTAAAAGGGTTATTATGCCTAAATTATTTTAAGAGAATTATCTACTGTTCCTAATTTATTAAAATAAGAAACTATTCTTATTCAAGATCTTACATCACTTAAGCAATGATATTAGAATTGCCAATAGAGCTTTGGAAATGCGTTATTAAGGGAGCCTAATTTTTATCCTTGGCTTCCTCTCTTTATACCTATCATTTTTTTACTTTTTATGTGAGGTAAATTAGGAGCACTTATAATAATGAGGCTTAATATTAAAGAGGGCTATAGAGAATACATTTAAGTCAGTTTTATTATGTAAGAGGGTGAATTGAATTTCACTGCTTATGTTTTATACCTTCTTCTTTCGCTAATGAGGATGTTTTCGCTAAGAATATAATTAAGTTATTATTCCATACTAAGAGTTATAGAAAGAAATTATTAAGAGCTTTGGAGGTGAGATGTGATGGAAAAGAAAGGTGAAATTGGTCAAGTCGAAGGGATAAAGAAGA of Oceanobacillus zhaokaii contains these proteins:
- the moaC gene encoding cyclic pyranopterin monophosphate synthase MoaC, with protein sequence MTEFTHFNEQARAKMVDITDKDESARIAIAHSSVRMSKDVYENITQHQNKKGDVLAVAQVAGIMGAKQTPAVIPMCHPILLGGVNLSFEWKFSENDQFELLIAAEVKTVGSTGVEMEALTAASIAALTVYDMCKAVDKAMIIGPTYLQEKSGGKNGDYIRKD